Below is a genomic region from Nitrospira defluvii.
TTCGACGGCAAAGAGATGCATCGCCGCTTTGACCAGGCGATTCGTCAGAAGTTGCTTCCGCGCCAAGCCCTGCCGATCGCGTATCGCAACCCAAAGGGTCGTCTGCGCGAGTTCGCGACTCTTTCGCGCCACAAACGGCTCCCACACGCGATCGAATGTGCCGACTGTCCCGCCGTGCTTCTCGAAGGCGGACAGGGCATGAACCGACCTGGCCGCAGTCTTCATGAAAAAGGGCGCCGCCCGCAACATCTCGGCAACCTGGTAGTCGAGAAACGCCTGGCCATGCGTCAAAAACTCCGCCAGCCCCTCCCGCCCGATCCAGAGCGTCAAGATCCCGTTGGTTCCTTCCCAAATCACATTAATGAGCGCGTCGCGGATCATCCGCTCAACCGGCACCGGCACATCTCCATGGAGCCGGAGCGAGTCCGGCGTCTCAAATGCACGCCCGCCATAGATGCGAAACAAGTCCAGCAACGACTCCAGCAGCCATTCCGTCGCGAGAATTTTTGCGGCCGCAGACTCCAGCCGCACATCTTGCTTGCTATCGGCCCAGATACCAGTGATCTTCACGATGGCTTCCAGCGCCAACACCCGCGAGGCCATCAAGACCAGCTTGGCACCGATGTCCGTATGTTCACCGATCGGACGGTCATACTGCACACGCTCTTGCGCTCGCTGTCGAGCGAACCATAAACATTGTTTGAGATTGCCCAAGCAGGCGGCAGGCAGCGTGAGCCGCCCCACCGTCAGACTTTCCAGGGCTCGTCGTAGGCCGTCGCCCTCTTCGCCCAACCGGTCCGCCACCGGCACGAACACCTCGCGCAGATGCACCTGTCCATTGTAGATGCCCCGCACGCCCATAAAGCTGAGCCGCGTACAATGGCATCCCTGCGACTGCGTATTGACGAGAAACGCCCCGAACTTTCGTGCTTCTTTGGGGCGATGCACCTCGTCAGCCGCGTCCACGATTTGCGCAATGACCACGAGCAGTGAGGCCAGGAAAGCATGATTCCCCCGCGGGGCATTCGTCGTATACAACTTATCGCCGGTCAGCCGGTAGCCGACCAACTCACCGCCTTCATGGATGGGAATCGCATAGGTGTGCAGATCCCAGATATCGCACCCCGCCGCCTTTTCGGTCAGCGCAAATCCCGAAATCGTGCCTTTCGCCAAACGAGGCAACCATCGCGTTTGTTGCTCCTGATTCCCCACCAACTTGACAGGTTCGGCCGCCCCGATCGAGTTGTGGGCCGAGAGAAGGACGGTGGTCGCCGCATCATGGCTGCCCAGCAGGGTCGCCACCGCGTGGTACTCCGACTGAGAAAGCCCGAGCCCGCCGTAGCGGCAGGGGATCTTGATCCCGAACGCACCGATCCCCCTCAACGCGGCAAACACGTCCTCGCCGATG
It encodes:
- a CDS encoding acyl-CoA dehydrogenase family protein is translated as MATRGPLFNGSLAAAEAARDTRAYSGFISGLFEGKVRRHLFADIAIPATSEAANVFLDRLRRVLIERVNPEAIDREGAIGEDVFAALRGIGAFGIKIPCRYGGLGLSQSEYHAVATLLGSHDAATTVLLSAHNSIGAAEPVKLVGNQEQQTRWLPRLAKGTISGFALTEKAAGCDIWDLHTYAIPIHEGGELVGYRLTGDKLYTTNAPRGNHAFLASLLVVIAQIVDAADEVHRPKEARKFGAFLVNTQSQGCHCTRLSFMGVRGIYNGQVHLREVFVPVADRLGEEGDGLRRALESLTVGRLTLPAACLGNLKQCLWFARQRAQERVQYDRPIGEHTDIGAKLVLMASRVLALEAIVKITGIWADSKQDVRLESAAAKILATEWLLESLLDLFRIYGGRAFETPDSLRLHGDVPVPVERMIRDALINVIWEGTNGILTLWIGREGLAEFLTHGQAFLDYQVAEMLRAAPFFMKTAARSVHALSAFEKHGGTVGTFDRVWEPFVARKSRELAQTTLWVAIRDRQGLARKQLLTNRLVKAAMHLFAVETLLWYKSREQLRDQPHIQSLVTYFCSKVKGEFDPSPLLSWRTSGWDDDTYLYPVAKAIVSGRLDWLEEGIIRGQATESGVASGAERLVGASLSE